A region from the Aphis gossypii isolate Hap1 chromosome 1, ASM2018417v2, whole genome shotgun sequence genome encodes:
- the LOC114126506 gene encoding outer dense fiber protein 3 isoform X2, whose product MGGFQQRQWTPTKRRGPIAAEFSGPGPAAVALPTLVGNLVPESKRGRAPAFSFGARHNEKNDSAGPGPGQYNITGLSSKGKDTPPASTLHSRPKEVRPDNFPAPGDYNPEKAEKVIHEHSPQYTFGLKTQVEKPNPNPAPNVYNIPTVMGAAKEGHFKAAPSFSISGRTKEFPDGRLLNPGPGAYNDVQVDLQPAHSFGIKHSPYSNSFGIGY is encoded by the exons atgggCGGATTTCAACAAAGACAATGGACGCCGACTAAAAGACGAGGCCCAATCGCTGCGGAATTTTCCGGTCCTGGGCCAGCAGCGGTAGCATTACCAACTCTTGTCG GAAACTTAGTACCAGAATCCAAACGTGGACGTGCGCCAGCCTTTAGTTTTGGTGCAAG acacaatgaaaaaaatgatagtgCCGGACCAGGACCGGGTCAATATAACATCACCGGGTTGAGTTCCAAAG GTAAAGACACACCGCCAGCGTCTACCCTGCACTCGAGACCCAAAGAAGTTAGGCCCGACAACTTCCCGGCTCCGGGCGACTACAACCCGGAAAAGGCAGAAAAGGTGATCCACGAACACTCGCCGCAGTACACGTTCGGGTTAAAGACGCAAGTGGAAAAGCCGAACCCGAACCCGGCCCCCAACGTGTACAACATACCGACAGTGATGGGCGCAGCCAAGGAGGGTCACTTTAAGGCGGCCCCATCGTTCAGCATATCCGGTCGCACCAAGGAATTTCCGGACGGCCGACTCCTGAACCCCGGCCCGGGCGCTTACAACGAC GTTCAAGTTGATTTGCAACCAGCACATTCATTTGGAATTAAACATTCACCATATTCTAATTCTTTTGGCATTGGTTACTGA
- the LOC114126506 gene encoding outer dense fiber protein 3 isoform X1, producing MGGFQQRQWTPTKRRGPIAAEFSGPGPAAVALPTLVGNLVPESKRGRAPAFSFGARHNEKNDSAGPGPGQYNITGLSSKGKDTPPASTLHSRPKEVRPDNFPAPGDYNPEKAEKVIHEHSPQYTFGLKTQVEKPNPNPAPNVYNIPTVMGAAKEGHFKAAPSFSISGRTKEFPDGRLLNPGPGAYNDVSADSIKPKSPAYTVSARYNMPGDNSPRPGPGAYSPEKVQVDLQPAHSFGIKHSPYSNSFGIGY from the exons atgggCGGATTTCAACAAAGACAATGGACGCCGACTAAAAGACGAGGCCCAATCGCTGCGGAATTTTCCGGTCCTGGGCCAGCAGCGGTAGCATTACCAACTCTTGTCG GAAACTTAGTACCAGAATCCAAACGTGGACGTGCGCCAGCCTTTAGTTTTGGTGCAAG acacaatgaaaaaaatgatagtgCCGGACCAGGACCGGGTCAATATAACATCACCGGGTTGAGTTCCAAAG GTAAAGACACACCGCCAGCGTCTACCCTGCACTCGAGACCCAAAGAAGTTAGGCCCGACAACTTCCCGGCTCCGGGCGACTACAACCCGGAAAAGGCAGAAAAGGTGATCCACGAACACTCGCCGCAGTACACGTTCGGGTTAAAGACGCAAGTGGAAAAGCCGAACCCGAACCCGGCCCCCAACGTGTACAACATACCGACAGTGATGGGCGCAGCCAAGGAGGGTCACTTTAAGGCGGCCCCATCGTTCAGCATATCCGGTCGCACCAAGGAATTTCCGGACGGCCGACTCCTGAACCCCGGCCCGGGCGCTTACAACGACGTAAGCGCAGACAGTATTAAACCGAAATCGCCGGCGTACACGGTCAGCGCTCGGTACAACATGCCCGGCGACAATTCCCCCAGACCCGGCCCGGGAGCGTATTCTCCCGAAAAG GTTCAAGTTGATTTGCAACCAGCACATTCATTTGGAATTAAACATTCACCATATTCTAATTCTTTTGGCATTGGTTACTGA